In one window of Streptomyces griseus subsp. griseus DNA:
- a CDS encoding DLW-39 family protein — protein MKKLLLVALAAIGGLLVYRQIQADRAEQDLWTEATDSVPASSGV, from the coding sequence GTGAAGAAGCTTCTCCTGGTCGCACTGGCTGCCATCGGCGGGCTCCTCGTGTACCGCCAGATCCAGGCGGATCGCGCCGAGCAGGATCTGTGGACGGAGGCGACCGACTCCGTGCCCGCAAGTTCGGGTGTGTGA
- a CDS encoding DUF6344 domain-containing protein, producing MSTFQPKSIWTAFITAFFALLASLGLATATASAANATNATQPSATTQEHTGATAATPLAPSVRWTLPRDRALPPTMKQRIRAEAHGSSPATRHLSSDALTAPATSTAHTHDTAPAGDSSVPPP from the coding sequence ATGAGCACCTTCCAGCCCAAGAGCATCTGGACCGCCTTCATCACCGCCTTCTTCGCCCTGCTGGCGTCGCTGGGCCTCGCCACCGCCACGGCGAGCGCCGCGAACGCCACGAACGCCACGCAGCCGAGCGCCACGACCCAGGAGCACACGGGTGCCACGGCGGCAACCCCACTCGCTCCCTCGGTCCGATGGACCCTGCCGCGTGACCGGGCCCTGCCGCCGACCATGAAGCAGCGCATCCGGGCCGAGGCCCACGGCTCCTCACCGGCCACCCGCCACCTGTCGTCCGACGCACTGACCGCCCCCGCCACCAGCACGGCCCACACCCACGACACGGCCCCGGCAGGCGACTCCTCGGTGCCACCGCCCTGA
- a CDS encoding DUF3566 domain-containing protein — protein MTDTRGPQPQYEGYATGPLPGEREPAPGPSGPYHPPQAYQAPGGGTQGGQQRPGPGGDTLGGVQATRKPRTGARTTPRTRKARLRVAKADPWSVMKVSFLLSIALGICTVVAAAVLWMVMDAMGVFSTVGGTISEATGSNESNGFDLQSFLSLPRVLIFTSVIAVIDVVLATALATLGAFIYNLSAGFVGGVELTLAEDE, from the coding sequence GTGACGGACACACGAGGGCCTCAGCCCCAGTACGAGGGTTACGCGACCGGGCCACTGCCCGGCGAGCGTGAGCCCGCACCGGGGCCGTCGGGGCCGTACCACCCGCCTCAGGCGTACCAGGCGCCCGGCGGCGGGACCCAGGGCGGCCAGCAGCGCCCCGGGCCGGGCGGGGACACCCTGGGCGGCGTCCAGGCGACGCGCAAGCCGCGTACGGGGGCGCGGACCACACCGCGTACCCGCAAGGCCCGGCTGCGGGTGGCCAAGGCCGACCCGTGGTCGGTGATGAAGGTCAGCTTCCTGCTGTCGATCGCGCTGGGCATCTGCACGGTGGTGGCGGCGGCGGTCCTGTGGATGGTGATGGACGCGATGGGCGTCTTCTCCACCGTGGGCGGCACGATCAGCGAGGCCACCGGCTCGAACGAGAGCAACGGCTTCGATCTGCAGTCGTTCCTCTCGCTGCCGCGCGTGCTCATCTTCACCTCGGTCATCGCGGTGATCGACGTGGTCCTGGCCACCGCGCTGGCGACGCTGGGCGCCTTCATCTACAACCTGTCCGCGGGCTTCGTGGGCGGCGTGGAGCTGACGCTGGCCGAGGACGAGTAG
- the gyrA gene encoding DNA gyrase subunit A, translating into MADENTPVTPEPATPEEVTVPGVGMRVEPVGLETEMQRSYLDYAMSVIVSRALPDVRDGLKPVHRRVLYAMYDGGYRPEKGFYKCARVVGDVMGTYHPHGDSSIYDALVRLAQPWSLRMPLVDSNGNFGSPGNDPAAAMRYTECKMMPLSMEMVRDIDEETVDFQDNYDGRNQEPTVLPARFPNLLVNGSAGIAVGMATNIPPHNLREVAAGAQWYLEHPEASNEELLDALIERIKGPDFPTGALVVGRKGIEEAYRTGRGSITMRAVVAVEEIQGRQCLVVTELPFQTNPDNLAQKIADLVKDGKVGGIADVRDETSSRTGQRLVVVLKRDAVAKVVLNNLYKHTDLQSNFGANMLALVDGVPRTLSIDAFIRHWVTHQIEVIVRRTKFRLRKAEERAHILRGLLKALDAIDEVIALIRRSNTVEIAREGLMGLLEIDDLQANAILEMQLRRLAALEHQKITAEHDELQAKINEYNEILASPARQRQIVSEELAAIVEKFGDDRRSKLVPFDGDMSIEDLIAEEDIVVTISRGGYVKRTKTDDYRSQKRGGKGVRGTKLKEDDIVDHFFVSTTHHWLLFFTNKGRVYRAKAYELPDAGRDARGQHVANLLAFQPDEKIAQILAIRDYEAVPYLILATKGGLVKKTALKDYDSPRSGGVIAINLREMPEGGDDELIGAELVSADDDLLLISKKAQSIRFTATDDALRPMGRATSGVKGMSFREGDELLSMNVVRPGTFVFTATDGGYAKRTPVDEYRVQGRGGLGIKAAKIVEDRGSLVGALVVEETDEILAITLGGGVIRTRVNEVRETGRDTMGVQLINLGKRDAVVGIARNAEAGREAEEVDGADDAEGDTAEVHAESVVEGTVEGTEPSTGEHEE; encoded by the coding sequence ATGGCCGACGAGAACACCCCTGTGACACCTGAACCCGCGACGCCCGAGGAAGTCACCGTCCCCGGTGTGGGCATGCGGGTCGAGCCCGTCGGGCTCGAGACGGAGATGCAGCGCTCCTATCTCGATTACGCGATGTCCGTCATCGTCTCGCGTGCGCTCCCCGACGTACGGGACGGCCTCAAGCCCGTCCACCGCCGGGTGCTGTACGCGATGTACGACGGCGGGTACCGCCCCGAGAAGGGGTTCTACAAGTGCGCCCGCGTCGTCGGTGACGTCATGGGTACGTACCACCCGCACGGCGACTCCTCCATCTACGACGCCTTGGTGCGCCTGGCGCAGCCGTGGTCGCTGCGGATGCCGCTGGTGGACTCCAACGGCAACTTCGGTTCCCCGGGCAACGACCCGGCCGCCGCCATGCGGTACACCGAGTGCAAGATGATGCCGCTGTCCATGGAGATGGTCCGGGACATCGACGAGGAGACCGTCGACTTCCAGGACAACTACGACGGCCGCAACCAGGAGCCGACGGTCCTCCCGGCGCGCTTCCCGAACCTCCTGGTCAACGGCTCCGCGGGCATCGCGGTCGGCATGGCGACCAACATCCCGCCGCACAACCTGCGCGAGGTCGCGGCCGGCGCCCAGTGGTATCTGGAGCACCCCGAGGCCTCGAACGAGGAGCTGCTGGACGCGCTGATCGAGCGCATCAAGGGCCCCGACTTCCCGACCGGCGCGCTGGTCGTGGGCCGCAAGGGCATCGAGGAGGCGTACCGCACGGGCCGTGGCTCCATCACGATGCGCGCGGTCGTCGCGGTCGAGGAGATCCAGGGCCGCCAGTGCCTGGTCGTCACGGAGCTGCCGTTCCAGACCAACCCCGACAACCTCGCGCAGAAGATCGCTGACCTGGTCAAGGACGGCAAGGTCGGCGGCATCGCGGACGTCCGCGACGAGACCTCCTCGCGTACGGGGCAGCGCCTGGTCGTGGTCCTCAAGCGGGACGCGGTCGCCAAGGTCGTCCTGAACAACCTGTACAAGCACACCGACCTCCAGTCGAACTTCGGCGCCAACATGCTGGCGCTCGTCGACGGGGTCCCGCGCACGCTCTCGATCGACGCGTTCATCCGCCACTGGGTGACGCACCAGATCGAGGTCATCGTCCGGCGTACGAAGTTCCGGCTGCGCAAGGCCGAGGAGCGGGCGCACATCCTGCGCGGCCTGCTGAAGGCCTTGGACGCCATCGACGAGGTCATCGCCCTCATCCGCCGCTCCAACACCGTGGAGATCGCGCGGGAGGGGCTGATGGGCCTGCTGGAGATCGACGACCTCCAGGCCAACGCGATCCTGGAGATGCAGCTGCGCCGGCTGGCCGCGCTGGAGCACCAGAAGATCACCGCCGAGCACGACGAGCTCCAGGCCAAGATCAACGAGTACAACGAGATCCTGGCCTCGCCGGCCAGGCAGCGCCAGATCGTCAGCGAGGAACTGGCCGCGATCGTCGAGAAGTTCGGCGACGACCGGCGCTCCAAGCTGGTGCCCTTCGACGGTGACATGTCCATCGAGGACCTGATCGCCGAGGAGGACATCGTCGTCACGATCTCCCGCGGCGGCTATGTGAAGCGCACGAAGACGGACGACTACCGCTCGCAGAAGCGGGGCGGCAAGGGCGTGCGCGGGACGAAGCTCAAGGAAGACGACATCGTCGACCACTTCTTCGTATCGACGACGCACCACTGGCTGCTGTTCTTCACCAACAAGGGCCGTGTCTACCGGGCCAAGGCCTACGAGCTGCCGGACGCCGGCCGGGACGCGCGCGGCCAGCACGTCGCCAACCTGCTGGCCTTCCAGCCGGACGAGAAGATCGCCCAGATCCTGGCGATCCGCGACTACGAGGCTGTGCCGTACCTGATCCTGGCGACGAAGGGCGGTCTGGTGAAGAAGACCGCGCTCAAGGACTACGATTCGCCGCGGTCGGGCGGTGTCATCGCGATCAACCTGCGCGAGATGCCGGAGGGCGGCGACGACGAGCTGATCGGTGCCGAGCTGGTGTCGGCCGACGACGATCTGCTCCTCATCAGCAAGAAGGCGCAGTCGATCCGGTTCACCGCGACGGACGACGCGCTGCGGCCGATGGGCCGGGCCACCTCGGGGGTCAAGGGCATGAGTTTCCGTGAGGGAGACGAACTGCTCTCGATGAATGTCGTCCGGCCCGGTACGTTCGTCTTCACCGCAACCGACGGCGGGTACGCCAAGCGCACCCCCGTCGACGAGTACCGCGTCCAGGGCCGCGGCGGCCTCGGCATCAAGGCTGCCAAGATCGTCGAGGACCGCGGTTCGCTCGTCGGTGCGCTGGTGGTGGAGGAGACGGATGAGATCCTCGCCATCACGCTCGGCGGTGGTGTGATTCGTACGCGAGTCAATGAAGTCAGGGAGACGGGCCGTGACACCATGGGCGTCCAACTGATCAATCTGGGCAAGCGGGATGCCGTCGTCGGCATCGCGCGCAATGCCGAGGCCGGTCGTGAGGCGGAAGAGGTCGATGGGGCCGATGACGCTGAGGGCGACACGGCCGAGGTCCACGCCGAGAGCGTGGTAGAGGGCACTGTCGAGGGCACGGAGCCCTCGACCGGGGAGCACGAGGAGTAG
- the gyrB gene encoding DNA topoisomerase (ATP-hydrolyzing) subunit B, producing the protein MLCQKGRFVADSGNPNENIPSTAGEPGEASASYDASAITVLEGLDAVRKRPGMYIGSTGERGLHHLVQEVVDNSVDEAMAGHATAIDVTILADGGVRVIDNGRGIPVGIVPSEGKPAVEVVLTVLHAGGKFGGGGYAVSGGLHGVGVSVVNALSTRVAVEVKTDGYRWTQDYKLGVPTAPLAQHEATDETGTSVTFWADGDIFETTEYSFETLSRRFQEMAFLNKGLTLKLTDERESAKATVGADSAEAVDVPEEETTRSVTYHYENGIVDFVKYLNSRKGDVIHQSVIDIEAEDKDRLLSAEIAMQWNTQYTEGVYSFANAIHTHEGGTHEEGFRAALTSLVNRYAREKKLLREKDDNLTGEDVREGLTAIISVKLGEPQFEGQTKTKLGNTEAKTFVQKVVHEQLTDWFDRNPNEAADIIRKGIAASTARVAARKARDLTRRKGLLESASLPGKLSDCQSNDPTKCEIFIVEGDSAGGSAKSGRNPMYQAILPIRGKILNVEKARIDKILQNTEVQALISAFGTGVHEDFDIEKLRYHKIILMADADVDGQHINTLLLTFLFRFMKPLVEAGHVYLSRPPLYKIKWGRDDFEYAYSDRERDALVALGKQNGKRIKEDSIQRFKGLGEMNAEELRVTTMDIDHRVLGQVTLDDAAQADDLFSVLMGEDVEARRSFIQRNAKDVRFLDI; encoded by the coding sequence GTGCTGTGCCAGAAAGGGCGCTTCGTGGCCGATTCCGGCAACCCCAACGAGAACATTCCGTCCACAGCCGGTGAGCCGGGCGAGGCCTCCGCCTCGTACGACGCCAGCGCGATCACCGTGCTGGAAGGGCTGGACGCGGTCCGCAAGCGGCCTGGTATGTACATCGGCTCGACCGGTGAGCGCGGCCTGCACCACCTCGTGCAGGAGGTCGTCGACAACTCGGTCGACGAGGCGATGGCGGGTCACGCGACCGCCATCGACGTCACGATCCTCGCCGACGGCGGCGTGCGCGTGATCGACAACGGCCGTGGCATCCCGGTCGGCATCGTGCCGTCCGAGGGCAAGCCGGCCGTCGAGGTCGTGCTCACCGTGCTGCACGCGGGCGGCAAGTTCGGCGGCGGCGGCTACGCCGTCTCCGGCGGTCTGCACGGCGTCGGCGTCTCCGTCGTCAACGCGCTGTCCACCCGGGTCGCCGTCGAGGTCAAGACCGACGGCTACCGCTGGACCCAGGACTACAAGCTCGGCGTCCCCACCGCCCCGCTGGCCCAGCACGAGGCCACGGACGAGACGGGTACGTCGGTCACCTTCTGGGCCGACGGGGACATCTTCGAGACCACCGAGTACAGCTTCGAGACCCTCTCGCGCCGCTTCCAGGAGATGGCGTTCCTCAACAAGGGCCTCACCCTCAAGCTGACCGACGAGCGCGAGTCGGCGAAGGCCACGGTGGGCGCCGACAGCGCCGAGGCCGTCGACGTGCCCGAGGAGGAGACGACCCGGTCCGTCACGTACCACTACGAGAACGGCATCGTCGACTTCGTCAAGTACCTCAACTCCCGCAAGGGCGACGTCATCCACCAGTCGGTGATCGACATCGAGGCCGAGGACAAGGACCGCCTCCTCTCGGCCGAGATCGCCATGCAGTGGAACACGCAGTACACCGAAGGTGTCTACTCCTTCGCCAACGCGATCCACACGCACGAGGGCGGTACGCACGAGGAGGGCTTCCGCGCCGCGCTGACCTCCCTGGTGAACCGGTACGCGCGCGAGAAGAAGCTGCTGCGCGAGAAGGACGACAACCTCACCGGCGAGGACGTACGCGAGGGCCTCACCGCGATCATCTCGGTGAAGCTGGGCGAGCCGCAGTTCGAGGGCCAGACGAAGACCAAGCTGGGCAACACGGAGGCCAAGACCTTCGTGCAGAAGGTCGTCCACGAGCAGCTGACGGATTGGTTCGACCGCAACCCCAACGAGGCCGCCGACATCATCCGCAAGGGCATCGCCGCCTCGACCGCCCGGGTGGCGGCCCGCAAGGCGCGCGACCTGACGCGGCGCAAGGGGCTCCTGGAGAGCGCCTCGCTGCCCGGCAAGCTGAGCGACTGCCAGTCGAACGACCCCACCAAGTGCGAGATCTTCATCGTCGAGGGTGACTCCGCCGGCGGTTCGGCGAAGTCCGGCCGCAACCCGATGTACCAGGCGATCCTGCCCATCCGAGGCAAGATCCTGAACGTCGAGAAGGCGCGGATCGACAAGATCCTCCAGAACACCGAGGTCCAGGCCCTGATCTCGGCCTTCGGCACCGGGGTCCACGAGGACTTCGACATCGAGAAGCTCCGCTATCACAAGATCATCCTGATGGCGGACGCCGACGTCGACGGCCAGCACATCAACACCCTGCTGCTGACCTTCCTCTTCCGCTTCATGAAGCCGCTGGTCGAGGCCGGGCACGTCTACCTCTCCCGCCCGCCGCTCTACAAGATCAAGTGGGGCCGGGACGACTTCGAGTACGCGTACTCGGACCGGGAGCGCGACGCGCTCGTGGCGCTCGGCAAGCAGAACGGCAAGCGGATCAAGGAAGACTCGATCCAGCGCTTCAAGGGCCTCGGTGAGATGAACGCCGAAGAGCTGCGCGTCACGACCATGGACATCGACCACCGGGTCCTCGGCCAGGTCACGCTGGACGACGCGGCGCAGGCCGACGACCTGTTCTCGGTGCTCATGGGTGAGGACGTCGAGGCACGGCGCTCGTTCATCCAGCGCAATGCCAAGGACGTCCGCTTCCTCGACATCTGA
- the recF gene encoding DNA replication/repair protein RecF (All proteins in this family for which functions are known are DNA-binding proteins that assist the filamentation of RecA onto DNA for the initiation of recombination or recombinational repair.), whose amino-acid sequence MHVTHLSLADFRSYARVEVPLDPGVTAFVGPNGQGKTNLVEAVGYLATLGSHRVSSDAPLVRMGAERAVIRAAVTQGERSQLIELELSPGRANRARINRSSQVRPRDVLGIVRTVLFAPEDLALVKGDPGERRRFLDELITARSPRMAGVRSDYERVLKQRNTLLKSAAMARRHGGRSMDLSTLDVWDQHLGRVGAELLAQRLDLIATLQPLADKAYGDVAPGGGPVALEYRSSVGEDIDPASTRDELYERLTAALVGVRKQEIERGVTLVGPHRDDLLLGLRSMPAKGYASHGESWSYALALRLASYELLRAEGNEPVLVLDDVFAELDARRRERLAELVAPGEQVLVTAAVAEDVPGVLAGARYAVSAGEVERV is encoded by the coding sequence ATGCACGTCACCCATCTCTCGCTGGCCGACTTCCGCTCGTACGCCCGGGTCGAGGTCCCTCTCGACCCGGGCGTCACCGCGTTCGTGGGGCCGAACGGACAGGGCAAGACCAACCTCGTCGAGGCCGTCGGCTATCTCGCCACCCTCGGCAGTCACCGGGTCTCCTCGGATGCCCCCCTGGTGCGGATGGGCGCCGAGCGGGCCGTGATCCGGGCGGCGGTGACCCAGGGCGAGCGCTCGCAGCTGATCGAGCTGGAGCTGAGTCCCGGCCGCGCCAACCGGGCCCGTATCAACAGGTCCTCGCAGGTCAGACCACGTGATGTGCTGGGGATCGTACGGACGGTGCTGTTCGCGCCGGAGGACCTGGCCCTCGTCAAGGGCGACCCCGGGGAGCGGCGGCGGTTCCTGGACGAGCTGATCACCGCGCGCTCGCCCCGGATGGCCGGGGTCCGCTCCGACTACGAACGGGTCCTCAAGCAGCGCAACACGCTCCTGAAGTCCGCCGCGATGGCCCGTCGGCACGGCGGCCGCTCCATGGACCTGTCCACCCTCGACGTCTGGGACCAGCACCTGGGCCGGGTCGGCGCCGAGCTGCTCGCGCAGCGCCTGGACCTGATCGCCACACTCCAGCCGCTGGCCGACAAGGCGTACGGGGACGTGGCGCCGGGCGGCGGTCCGGTGGCCCTGGAGTACCGCAGCTCGGTGGGCGAGGACATCGACCCGGCGAGCACCCGTGACGAGCTGTACGAGCGGCTGACTGCCGCGCTCGTCGGGGTCCGTAAGCAGGAGATCGAGCGCGGGGTGACGCTGGTGGGTCCGCACCGGGACGACCTGCTGCTCGGTCTGCGCTCCATGCCGGCGAAGGGGTACGCGAGCCACGGGGAGTCCTGGAGCTACGCGCTGGCGCTGCGGCTGGCCTCCTACGAGCTGCTGCGCGCCGAGGGAAACGAGCCGGTGCTGGTCCTGGACGATGTCTTCGCCGAGCTGGACGCACGGCGCCGGGAGCGGCTCGCGGAGCTGGTGGCGCCGGGCGAGCAGGTGCTGGTGACGGCCGCGGTGGCGGAGGACGTGCCGGGTGTGCTGGCGGGTGCGCGGTACGCGGTGTCGGCGGGCGAGGTGGAGCGCGTATGA
- the gnd gene encoding phosphogluconate dehydrogenase (NAD(+)-dependent, decarboxylating), which translates to MELGLVGLGKMGGNMRERIRRAGHTVIGYDRNPDVADVHSLEELVGKLKGPRVVWVMVPAGAATQSTIDELAELLSPGDVVVDGGNSRWTDDEKHAVELGLKEIGFVDCGVSGGVWGLENGYALMYGGSAENVAKVQPIFDALKPEGDFGSVHAGKVGAGHFAKMVHNGIEYAMMQAYAEGWELLEKVDSVTDVREVFRSWQEGTVIRSWLLDLAVNALDDDEHLDKLRGFAADSGEGRWTVEAAIDNAVPLPAITASLFARFASRQDDSPQMKMIAALRNQFGGHAVESKSEN; encoded by the coding sequence ATGGAGCTCGGTCTCGTCGGCCTCGGCAAGATGGGCGGCAACATGCGCGAGCGCATCCGCCGCGCAGGCCACACCGTCATCGGTTACGACCGCAACCCGGATGTCGCCGATGTCCACAGTCTCGAAGAGCTTGTGGGCAAGCTGAAGGGCCCGCGGGTCGTCTGGGTGATGGTCCCGGCCGGTGCCGCGACCCAGTCCACGATCGACGAGCTGGCCGAGCTGCTCTCGCCCGGCGACGTCGTCGTCGACGGCGGGAACTCGCGCTGGACCGACGACGAGAAGCACGCCGTGGAGCTGGGGCTCAAGGAGATCGGCTTCGTCGACTGCGGTGTCTCCGGCGGCGTCTGGGGGCTGGAGAACGGCTACGCCCTGATGTACGGCGGCAGCGCGGAGAACGTGGCGAAGGTCCAGCCGATCTTCGACGCGCTCAAGCCCGAGGGCGACTTCGGCTCCGTCCACGCCGGCAAGGTCGGCGCCGGCCACTTCGCGAAGATGGTCCACAACGGCATCGAGTACGCCATGATGCAGGCCTACGCCGAGGGCTGGGAGCTGCTGGAGAAGGTCGACTCCGTCACGGACGTACGCGAGGTCTTCCGCTCCTGGCAGGAGGGTACGGTCATCCGTTCCTGGCTGCTGGACCTCGCGGTCAACGCCCTGGACGACGACGAGCACCTCGACAAGCTCCGGGGCTTCGCCGCCGACTCGGGCGAGGGCCGCTGGACGGTGGAGGCCGCGATCGACAACGCGGTGCCGCTGCCCGCGATCACGGCGTCCCTGTTCGCGCGGTTCGCCTCGCGTCAGGACGACTCGCCGCAGATGAAGATGATCGCCGCGCTGCGCAACCAGTTCGGCGGCCACGCGGTCGAGTCCAAGTCCGAGAACTGA
- the dnaN gene encoding DNA polymerase III subunit beta: protein MKIRVERDVLAEAVAWVARSLPARPPAPVLAGLLLKAEDGALSFSSFDYEVSAKVSVDAEVDEDGTVLVSGRLLADICRALPNRPVEISTDGVRATVVCGSSRFTLHTLPVEEYPALPQMPTATGTVPGEVFASAAAQVAIAAGRDDTLPVLTGVRIEIEGDTVTLASTDRYRFAVREFLWKPEDPEASAVALVPAKTLLDTAKALTSGDTVTLALSGSGAGEGLIGFEGAGRTTTTRLLEGDLPKYRTLFPTEFNSVAVIETAPFVEAVKRVALVAERNTPVRLSFEQGVLILEAGSSDDAQAVERVDAVLEGDDISIAFNPTFLLDGLSAIDSPVAQLSFTTSTKPALLSGRPAVDAEADDAYKYLIMPVRLSG from the coding sequence GTGAAGATCCGGGTGGAGCGCGATGTACTCGCGGAGGCGGTGGCCTGGGTGGCCCGCAGCCTCCCGGCCCGTCCGCCGGCGCCCGTTCTCGCGGGCCTTCTGCTGAAGGCCGAGGACGGCGCCCTCTCCTTCTCCAGCTTCGACTACGAGGTCTCGGCCAAGGTCTCCGTGGACGCGGAGGTCGACGAGGACGGCACGGTGCTCGTCTCCGGCCGTCTGCTCGCCGACATCTGCCGCGCCCTGCCCAACCGCCCGGTGGAGATCTCCACCGACGGTGTTCGGGCCACGGTGGTCTGCGGCTCCTCGCGCTTCACCCTCCACACACTGCCTGTGGAGGAGTACCCGGCGCTGCCGCAGATGCCGACCGCCACGGGCACCGTCCCCGGTGAGGTCTTCGCATCGGCCGCCGCCCAGGTCGCCATCGCCGCGGGCCGCGACGACACGCTGCCCGTGCTGACCGGTGTCCGCATCGAGATCGAGGGCGACACCGTCACCCTCGCCTCCACCGACCGCTACCGCTTCGCGGTCCGCGAGTTCCTCTGGAAGCCGGAGGACCCGGAGGCCTCCGCGGTCGCCCTGGTGCCCGCCAAGACGCTCCTGGACACCGCCAAGGCGCTCACCAGCGGTGACACGGTCACCCTGGCACTCTCCGGCTCCGGTGCCGGTGAGGGGCTGATCGGTTTCGAGGGCGCGGGACGCACGACGACCACGCGGCTGCTCGAAGGCGACCTGCCGAAGTACCGCACGCTCTTCCCCACCGAGTTCAACTCGGTCGCGGTCATCGAGACGGCCCCCTTCGTCGAGGCCGTCAAGCGCGTGGCCCTGGTCGCCGAGCGCAACACCCCGGTCCGGCTCAGCTTCGAGCAGGGCGTGCTCATCCTGGAGGCCGGTTCCAGCGACGACGCACAGGCTGTGGAGCGCGTCGACGCGGTGCTGGAGGGCGACGACATCTCGATCGCCTTCAACCCGACGTTCCTGCTGGACGGTCTGAGCGCGATCGACTCCCCCGTCGCGCAGCTCTCCTTCACCACGTCCACCAAGCCCGCCCTGCTCAGCGGGCGCCCGGCCGTGGACGCCGAGGCGGACGACGCGTACAAGTACCTGATCATGCCGGTGCGTCTCTCCGGCTGA